GGCACCAGTGGCCGGCAGCTGGTAGGGGGGAGGCTACCGCCTCGAGCAGACTTGGTTTCCCTCTTGGCCATGGAATGAGGGGGGCAGGAACGAGGCGCCTGAGAGAGGCAGGTGGAGGCAGGCTAgggggtgaggagaggaggggccggTTTCTGCAGCCGGGGAAGAACAGGGAGGGGAGCTTGGGCGGGACCCTCACAGCCCTCTTTTACTGGGTGCTGACTCCGGCTGTGCCGAGCGCTCACCCACATGATTCATCCCGCGCTCACAAGCGCCCACGTGAGGCAGGTACCGTGATGGTCCCCCTCCCGGGCCGAGGCCACCCAGCTGGTAAGTGTCAGTGGCCCGGCTCCTAGTCAAGAGCGTCTCCTTGCTGGTGGTCGCTGCTCGCCAGGTGGCCTGCTTCCCGGGGAcccttggggaggaggaggggactgCTTCAAAAtaagtccttttaaaaattaagtttctttcttttttttaatttctttttttctctttttttttaaagtttattttgaggggaagagagtgcaagcatgggaggggcagggagagagagagagagagagggagagagagaatcccgagcaggctccacactgtcagctcagagccctacctggggctcaacccttgaacagtgagatcatgacctgagctgaaatcaagagctaggagctttttttttgagagggcacaagtgactgaggggcagggggactggagagagagagactcccatgaggggcagagagagagagagggagagagagaagtggggctcacccaaagtggggctcgagctcgcctgatgtgggacttgcactcaccaaccgtgagatcgtgatctgagctgaagtcagatacttaatgaccgagccaccctgacacccctctttttttttttttatttttagagagagaaagggagagagcctgtgagcagaggagaggggtagagggagagagagaatgagaatcttaagcaggcttcacgctcagtgcggaccccaacgtggggctcgatcccacgaccctgggatcatgacctgagctgaaattaagagttggacactcagccgactgagccacccagatgcgccTAAAATTAAGTGTCTGCTTTGGGCCATTTCAGGAGgtgcgtgtgtgcctgtgtatgtgtCTCAAAGTTAAACCGCCAAGAGAATATTCCAACATCAACATGCCCCACGCTAGCAAGAACACATATTGCATTCACCTCACCCTCACGTTCCCGCCTCTTCCAGGCAAGGAAACCGCTGCACAGGGGGTGAAGATCACAGCTAAGAAGGGGCGGGCTTAGGATTTGCAGCCAGTCTCCAGGACAGGTGCTGTGCACAGGCGAGCCAGTCAGATGCCAGTCGGAGGCCCAGGACACCACAGAGACGCCACCCAGACCCAGGGCTTCATCTCCTCTTTCTACTGGAGTCCAGCTTCCGTCCTCCCCCCGCAGCCTCCTTCCTGGTCTCTGTCCCCACATCCTGCCCTCTGGACCCCAGAGGGACCCCGTTAACACCGAATCAGACCCCAGCCTTCCTCAGTCAAAACCCTCCGCTGTTTCTACCTCATTCAGAGTCAAAGTCCTCGCAATGGTCCACGAATCCTCACTGTCCGGGCTGGTTTCTCTTTGACTTCAACTCTTCCCACTTCCCCTTTGCTCTAGCCACGATGGTCCTCAAATGGAGTAAGCaggctcctgcctcagggcctttgcactgctgTCTCTCTGCTTGGGATACTCTAGTCCCAGACATCCTCATGGCTCGCTCTCTCACTTCCTTTGGGTGTCAGTTCATAGGTCACATCTCTCAGAGCCTTTCCTGAAATGCTCCCTCTGTCTTCTCTAGTCCCTCACCCCACCGTATTCTCCTCCATTGGTGCTCACCACCCGACGTGTTTATTGTCCCACCTCCTCACAACGAATGGGAGCTCCCTGAGGAGACAGATTTAGATGATCTCCTTCCACCCTGAATCCCCCGCGCCTAGAACAGCTGtaacacacagtaggtactcaataaggacttagtgaatgaatgaagtagtGACTTAGAGAGGACCCGCAATCAGAAGGTCCTGGACATGAGGTCGGGCGTGTCGGATTTGCGGCTGTGATGAAGTACAAGAGCAAAGGAGGCTTGGTGACGTAGGAGAGAAAGCTGTTTGGAGGCAGACAGACCTGGGTCAAATTCGGACAGCCCCATTTTGCCATGATCCTTTCTCAAATACGCTATTAGGGGTGTGTTTACCAGCCCTGGGCCTCAGTtacctcacctgcaaaatgggaataatgcccatcccccacggTGGTGATAAGAAGTAAGTGAGATTGTGCACGTGGAGGCACTTGGGTTTCTGTTTGGTTCACAACAGGTTCTTTCATCAATATGCCTTCAGACGGTTTCAGGTGGCTTCTCTGGCCCAGAGATGTCTGAAGGTAGTTTTCCCCAGCAGGTAGAACATGGGACTGCATGGGACAAATGTAGGTGGTTCATGAACATGGCTTTGAATAAGTCTGAACCGCCCAGTGAGAGACGTACccttttctcacttttctccGAAGCTTTCTGATTATGTTAAAGAGGAAGGCTCAATTTCTGTGCTGGCGTTCCTTGACCTCCCTCATACTTGCtaatctcctcttttattttttttttttaatgtttatttatttatttttgagagagagagagagaaagcaggggaggggcagagagagagagagagagagagagagagagagaggcatcccaaacaggctccatgctgttagcgcagagcctgatgcagggctgaaccgtgagatcataacctgagtggagatcgagttggacgcttaaccgactgagccaccctggtgccccgctAATCTCCTTTCTTAACAAAGGAGGTACAGGAGCTGCAGCCAGCTACAATGTAACACCACTGTTTGCTTCTCGCCCTGTTTTCTGGTACCATCTGTCTATGGGTAAGCGATCCTGTCTTTCCTCCTACAGAAGCGACATAGAATACACTTAAGAAAGTAAGCTGGCTTAAGGAAAAATATTAGTAATAGAGCTAGGATGGAGGGCGGATACATGCCACTGTGAGGGTGGTGTCCCAGGAGGGAAGTGTGGGAGGGAGTCTCTGAGTCAGGGAGTGTGCCGACTCCAGCCCCACGGTCCTGCCCTTGGAAATGGAAGCAGCAGGCTCAGGGGCCGGTGTCCATCAGCGATCCGGAGGCCTCAGATTTACTCCAGctcccggccccccccccccacgaggCCCCGGGGCAAAATCACAGCCAATTCTATCTGGATGAGAATGAAGGTTTTGACAGGCAAGGGGGGAGGTCTGAGACAGATGATGACAGAAAGTGCTGGCAGCAGGGCAGGCCTGGGCTTGGCTCTGGCCCtaccccacacccaccccacacACTCACCGCTCCCCTCTGAGCCCCAGATTCTCGGTCTCTACATGGGGTTACAGTGAGACCAGCTCCCAGGGCTGTGTGAGCCTTGAAGTGCTTAATCCAGCACCGGGCACATAGAAGGCCCTTGACAAACTGAAGTTGCCACGATGATTATATTGTTATTCCCACTGCCACCATTATGATTATCATTAAACAGAGGTAATGACAACAGGTAGGGCTGCCCGGGACAGACCGGGACCGTGTTTACACGGTGAGACGATGTTACAAGGTGGGGTGCGGGtgctggggtggagagagactGACTGAGAGGCATTGAGAAAGGCGGATGGAAACCGGCCCCTCCTAACTCGGTGATGAGTCCCAGTGATACAAGGCCAGGGACAAGTGGGAGGACCCCGGGCCCTGGGAGCAGAGAGGCGGCCCCGGGTGCTACTAAACCGGGTGAGAGGGCAAGACGCCCAAACTCTGTGTCCTGAGCCcagatgtggggggtggggggccctcaCGCCGACCCCTCCTCCCTTGCTGGTGCAGCCCAGGCCCGGCAGAgacaggggtgggtggggcgAGCAGCAGTCCGGGCCTCCCAGGAGGCTGTGAGCTCACACACGTGCCCCCAGTGGGCCAGGTAAACAGGATGGGTGCCTGGGTCAGCTGCTTCCTCCCACTCATTCCCTGGGGGTGGCTGGCCCGCCCAGCTCCCCTGCTCCGCACCCAGCTTTCTCAGCCAAGAGCAGCCAGAGTGCTGAGACGCCCTGGTGACCGCTCTGGGGCTGGCCACTTCCTTCCCCGGCAGCCGGGGTCCCCACTGAGGGCAGCCTCACAGCTCCCAGGCCCTCTGCGGGCTGGAAGGTACAGGAGAAGGTGAGGACAGTCACCTTTAGGTGACAGTATGGGCGGGAAGACAGATGGGAGAGACAAAGGCCACCAAAACCAAGGCAGCAAGGCCAAGAAAGGGCACCTGCCTCTCATCCTGGTGCCCCTGACCCAGGCTGGCTTCCACCTAGTGGGTCCCGCCCCACTGGGTTCCTACGCTGGCTTCCCTGGTTGGGTCCTGCCCGTGGTTCCTCTCTCCTCAGtcccctccatcccaccaccTCTAGGAGACGCCAACCACCTGTCTCCTCGgatgcccccatccccaccctgcgCCCCAAATTCCTAAGGTTGGGAAATCGGAACACTTTTGCACCTGCCTCATcccatgtctccctccctccctgatgCTTGGGCTCCCTCTCTGTTTCAACACAGATTCTCGGACTCACAATTACAGCTCATTACCCTATCGGTGGCTGGCCCTGAGTCAcgagggagggacacagggctgcccagccctgccacctTCTCCCAAGCTGCAGTATAAGGAgtagaggcagggaggaggactctgggaaggcaggggagtctgggaaaggagggagaaggctgCACAcctagagggagggagaagtccgaaggaagaagagaacagaggagaCCAcgcagcagggaggaggagacagggcagagagaaataaattcgggtgggaagaaggcaggagggagagaaggagcgaGGCGGAGATGAGGTTGCAGGGCTCCCTGGCCTGCCTCCTGCTGGCCCTGTGCCTGGGCAGCGGGGGGGCCGGCCCGTTGCCGAAAGAAGGGGAGGGTGCGGGAGCAGGTGTCGAGGAGGCCGTGGGACACGGGATGGGAGACGCCattgggaagggggtgggagatgCCATCAGCCAAGGAGTCGAAGAGGCTGCTGGCAAAGGGACCGGAGAGGCCTCCGGCTCTGCAAGCAGGGGGGCCACGAGCCGTGGCGCAGAGGAGGCAGCCCACGTCCTTGGGAACCCTGGGggtgaggcaggcaggcaggctgagAACATCATTCGCCGCGGAGGAGATGCGGTTCACAGCTCCTGGCAGGGCGTGCCTGGCGGCAACGGTGCTTGGGTGAGTAGCGGGAAGCTGGGTGTGGAAATGGGAGGCCGTGGGCCCCCAGGCTGAGAGTCTTGGAGCGGGTTGGAAGGGTGACCCATGGGAAGGAAGGTCTCTTACTTGTGGCTGTCTGCGGTGGTTTCCCTCCACGTGATGCGGCCTTCCTCTGCCGCCTTGGGGTCTCCGTCCCCCTGCCTCGGCCTTTGTCCCGCCCTCCCCTGTCACCAGGCGGATGGTCACGCACACTAAGTGTGGGCGCGTTGCTCTTGCAGGGAACCCATGGCCAACCTCCCTCTGGAGGCCATGGCATCTTTGGCTCCCAGGGTGGCTTTGGAGGCCACAGCCAGGGCAACCCTGGAGGCCCGGGGACTCCTTGGGGCCAGGGATACCCCGGAGGTTCGGATGGCAGCTTCGGAACCCACTCTCAGGGAGGCGCCTGGGGCCAAGGAGCCAACGGAGGATCTTTGAACTTGGGGCCCAACGCTCAGGTACGGTAACCACCCCAGCCCTGATGCTCACCACCTCCCGCCCTTCGAGCCCACAGTCCCCACGCCTCCCTCATCTGTCGGTCAGTCCCCATCAGTCCCCCGCTCAGCCTGCCCCTCTCTGCAGGGGACCGTGGTCCAGCCCGGGTACGGCTCAGTGAGAGGCAGCAGCAACTCACACACAGAGGTGAGGGGACGGGTGTGGGCAAAGCAGAGGGTGTTCGGGTGCGTGGGACAGAAAGGAGGCgaattgaagaggaaagaaagaaggattggggcggggtggggggagcggacTGAGGGACAAGGCAGCTTGGACAGGGAAGAGACGGGCCGGGCCAGGTgaccaggaggaggggaggggagtgggacggggagtgggggagaaacacGTGGGGAAAGGGGCCAAGCCGCAGGAAGCGGGAGAGCCCTGCCGCAAGGGCAGGGGCTCTGACTGAGGTCTGGAAACTCTCCCCTGCAGTGCACCAACCCCCCGCCGTCCGGCTCAGGCGGAAGCTCTGGCAACTCCCGGGTAAGGGGACAGGCGACTGGGCGGCTGGGGGCATTTTGCACAGCGGACGATGGAGTCTCTGCTCCCCTGAGACCGTGCAGGGAATGTGCctgagcaagagggggagggcgagggggaggggagcaaatGATCCTGATGTTCTCGACTCTGGTTCTCACTCtggtctcttcctgcccctcaggGAAGCGGTGGCAGCGGTGGTGGCAGCGGCGGTGGCAGCAGCAGTGGCAGCGGCGGTGGCAGCAGCGGTGGCAGCGGCGGTGGCAGCGGCGGTGGCAGCGGTGGTGGCAGCAGCGGTGGCAGCAGCGGCGGCAACGGTGGCAGCAATTATGGGCCCAGCTGGGTGAGTCCTGCTCCCCCTTGAAGGCAGAGGTGCAGCCCGGACCCCGGCGGTCCCTGCGGAGGAGACAGCCTCCAAGGTCTTCCCGAACGCTGGCGTCGCTGTGGCCCCGTCCTGGGCCCCTCGGCCCCTGCACCCCACCTTCCCGGCCCCAGCAGGCGGGGTTCCTTACACACACCCCCTAGGTCCCCACAAGGGGTGTCCTGCCTGCTGCCAGCTCACGGGGCTCCCGTGTCTTCTGCTCCACGCGGGTGGGGTGCTCTCCCTCCCGTCTCACCCACTGCTGTGCCAGTGTCCACTGGGCAGATCTGACAAGAGACGGGGGTGGCAGACGGAAGGAGAGGGGTGGACACGGGAAAACAGGACACCTGCTTGGGAAACTCCCCGGGGAACAGGGACAAGCCTGTCGCACACATGGAGAGAGGACATTTATGGAGCCGTGGTGTAGATGACACTGATACATACGGGACACGTGGGGCCCCTACAAAAGGGgtgaggggccaggaggggacCACGGGCTCAGCGTGGGCTCTCCCACGGAGGGGTCTGCCGTGGGGAGCACCATCGGCTTCCTTAGATATCTGGGAAAGGTGTCAGGCCACAAGAGGGAGGTGACTAGGACGAGCCAGGCCACGTAAACTGCTGTAATTTACTGCTCCTTGTACTACCTGCTTCCCCATCTAGGACCGTCCCTTAGAAAATTCTAGGAATTTTGATCAAAGCAGCTACTCAGGCTCCCAGGTAATTACGGATCTAGGGGTCCCTTCCCCTTTCCAGGttccaggagagggggagaggaggagagtcaGGAGGACAGACAGAGCCCCTGGGTGCCAGGGTCAAGGCTCTTCACTTCTggcctgtggggtgggggagggaagaggggacaaAAGCTCGGAATCCCCAAACTGGCCCACATTTCCAAATACACTTGGCCACACGGACCTTTGTGCCCCGAATAACTTCCCTCGGTGACTGGCTAGCTAAAGACGGGAAGAGATGGAGGTTGGGGACAGGGGAGTAAAGAGAATCATAACACCCTGGAAACGATCTGGTTCTGGCTGAGTGCTTCGGAGACCCCGTATGGACTCTTGCTTTCCCTCGTAGGGACACAGTTCTGGCTCTTCCTCGGGTAGCAGTGGCGGCGGAAGCGGTGGTGGAAATAAACCCGAGGTGAGTGTCCGCTGCGTGCACACCTGCACAGATCTCCCTCCTTTCCCCGGATGGGAGGGAAAAGAGGGGGTGCCGAGGCCCCTCGAATGACGGGAGAGTTGGGAGAGCGACGGCCAGAGCTGAGAGGGGGTGCGCTGCTGGGGGCGGGTGTGGGCTAGCCTTGGGGGTAATGGGGGCTGGGATTGGTTTCCAGGTGGCAACAGAGAGaaagccttctctctctctctctctcagtgtgACAACCCAGGGAATGAAGTCCGCGTGTCTGGAGGATCTGGGGGTCAGGTAAGAGCCAAACTTAGGACTGTGCCCACCCCTGCTCAGCCCCAACTCCGTCTGTGGGGAAGAAACCGAATCTCCAAAATAATAATGAATGGCAAATCCCCACGTGGTGTGCCTCACTTTATACCATGGATGGGGCGGTGAAAAATCACATAGAAACCGGTCCTTTTAGAAACGTCATCATTTCAAATGACCTACACCCACCTGGCCAACAAACAGAGTCCCGTGACCTCTTTGACAGCGTTGGAAACCGTGTGTCGAAAGCGTGCGCTTCCCTCCTGGTTATTCTGGAAATCTGGGCTTTCTGTCAGCACCTGCAGCACTGACAAGAGGAAGTGTTACGCCAAGGTCCCCACCAATCACCTACGGTTCTTGAGGTTCTGAGTcagcaggcctggggtggggctgagatTCTGGTTTCTATCAGGTTCTGGGCAAAGCAGATGGGGCTCGACTGTGGCTGGTGCGAGCGCGGCCGACCATCGGGGAGAAGGCTCCCTGAATAACAGGCTCTTCGGATATTAGAGATACTAACCTCGATGGGTAGACAGGTGTCAGAAAAGCTCCCAGCCTGTAATTCTGTCTCTAGTTTTTTATGTAGCAAAGTCTTAAATATGTAGTCAAACATATCAGTCTTTTCTTCTATGGTTTCTGCTCTTAAGAACAcaaaggcttttattttcttctagaactaCTTCTATAATTTCATTGTTTCTATTTAactctttaatccatctggacTTGACTTTGCTGTATACAATCTAATCCAGTTCCTCAGATCAGCTGGACTCAACAACCACACTTTGGATCAGAGCTGTGGTGCTCTCTTATGAGGggaaaatcagataaaaacagaaggGAGGGAACCAGTGAGGTATAACTGTCCCccttacacccccccccccccccccgccgaatACCGAACTGGTGTTCCCAGCTGTGTGCACTGAATTATTTCTACCACTGATGTAAAAATGCTGCTTGTAAATACCTTCATATTTTTGGAGAGCTTCTGCAGGcgttgtacctttttttttttttaagtctatttatttatttttgagggagaaagtgtgagtgggggaggggagagagacgcagagcataggtgggggaagggcagagagagagggagacacagaatctgaagcgggctccgggctctgagctgtcagcacagggcccgatgaggggctcgaacccatgaaccatgagatcatggcctgaactggagtcggatgcttaaccgactgagccacccaggcgcctaggGAGCTCTACTTGGTTAAACGGGCTCatctgtgctgggcactgcttTCTTTATGGCACATGAATATCTACCAGTACAGGTCCTCCCTTGCTGCCTgtcttttccagtgttttctcacCTATTCTTAGACACTTATTCTCCCAGATGAATTCCAGGATTATTTTGACATGTTCCAAAAGAGAATCCCATGAGCGTTTATAGAAGAATTGTATTAAATCGGCACCAACATTTGCAGGGATGGACCCAAGATCTAAAACAATGACCTGTGTTTCGTGTCTCATCCTTCAGGGCTTCCAAGGAGGACAGGGAGGGCCCGGCAGCTCTGGTGACATCAGGGTAAGGAGATGACAGGCCTTGAGAGTAGAGACTGGTGGCAGGAGAACGGGATGGTGATCACCTCTGCAGTAGTGATACCAACAGGGCAGATAGTCTCACGTCGCAGCCCAGTCTTGACCTTGGCCCTGGGAATGCATCTTAGTCCCGAGGAGTGGGGGTCTGGAGGCGCCTACCTCTCACTCAGGAGGAGACAAGCCAGGCTACTTCCGGGCCTCCTCGGCTCCCACTGACTCTCCAGCTAGCGTCACCCTTCTGACCAAAGCAAAACATCAGCCCAGCCTGGGCCCTGCAGTTTGAATCACTTTAGTCCAACGGTCTGGCTGGCTTCCACCTCAAAACCAGAGGATAATTCAGATGCTTTGATGGCAAGGACCCTTCCTGGTAGATTTTGGGCAGTTTGcagacatgaaaagaaagaggTGGTTATGTCACCTGTAAGTATCTTAAGTGTGCAATAGCCCGGTCGACAAGAAGTTGACGCAAGATTTTCCAGGGAAGATGGAGCTGCCCGGGGAGAAGAGCCTCTCTGGGGGTCCCGGGAAATCTCCAGTCCCGATTCAGGAGACCCTTGCCCACATTCTGCTCTCCTGCCCTCTCGTCCCGCATCTTCCCTGCTTCCCCACCGactcttctccattttctgtctccccaggAAATAAGCAAAGAAGGCAGTCACCTCGTTGGGGGCTCCCAAGGCAATTTTCAGGTGAGCAGGGACAGCTTTCCGAGAAGggacggtggggggtggggacagagtgcTAAGGGACcgggaaaagaaatagaagcatcGGTGTCTTCTCGCTTCTGCTCGGAGTCTGTGGCGGGTAACTGTCAGGAGACCAGATGGGGGTCTGGGATCCCTGtctcttccattcattcattctctccttcctttgaaTGGCCGTCAGAGCCACGTTATCACTGTGAAGGGAAGGATAGCCGGAGGTAACAGAGGGGTCAAGGGGCTGTATTTGGGAACCACACTTAAGAAGGCAGTGTTGACAAGTGGAAAGGCAGTGAATTTTGAGGTAGTAGTTGGGGGTTCAAATGACAGCTGTATCACCTGTCATCTGTGCATCTTCAGACTGGTCagttgacctctctgagcctgggccTCCTCTTGGGTCAAATGGGGCCAGCAAAGCGAGCAAACTtgctcaccacccccccaccaccgccTGAGTTACGGCAGAACTTTCTGTGGTTCTGAACGGTGGTTCAGAATCTGGACCCTGGAGGCCAACAAGGAGACAGATCCTGAGGCAAGCTGCCGACGGCTCTGActttagtttccttgtctgtacaGTGGAGACATCTCCACGCAGGAACGTGGCAGGTTAAGGCACCGTGCTAGGCGCCTCGTGGATCACATGTCACATACCAGCAGTGTTTGGGGGGCAGGctatgcgggggtgggggggggtggggggcagagtcaGAGTATGAATATGATTCAAGGGACTGGGCAGGGTTATTCTAGGAAGTGGCAAATAGTCCAGGAAGGGGGGCTTCCTAGCTGCTgtgtgaaaaagaagagaaggtggCTTTACAGAGAGTACACAGAGCTTGAGCCAAGGCAGAGGTGGTGAGCCAGGAGCAGGTGGCCAGGTGGCACGCGTGACCGGAGGCACAGGCTTTGAAAATCAGTCCCCCTTCCTACCCAGTGGCAAGGGTCCGGTGGTGAAGCTGTCAGTGGGATCAATACCTTGGTGAGTGGAGGCATCACCCCACCTTGGGTCCGGACCGTGGTGTCAGGCAACCCACGGGTCCCCTCCTGAGCCCCAGAGCgcctgcccctgcctctggctcACAAGCCGGCTTCCCACTCTCATCCCATTTCTCCCCGATGCCTTAGAACTCTCAGACATCTCCTGGGCTCTTCAACTTCGACACTTTCTGGAAGGTGAGTTCGGCCAGGTGGCTCTGCTCACTCTGTTGGCAAGACAAacccctgtccctctgccccgcAGGCTGAAGTCCTCTTTCCATA
The Panthera uncia isolate 11264 chromosome E2 unlocalized genomic scaffold, Puncia_PCG_1.0 HiC_scaffold_19, whole genome shotgun sequence genome window above contains:
- the DMKN gene encoding dermokine isoform X2, whose translation is MRLQGSLACLLLALCLGSGGAGPLPKEGEGAGAGVEEAVGHGMGDAIGKGVGDAISQGVEEAAGKGTGEASGSASRGATSRGAEEAAHVLGNPGGEAGRQAENIIRRGGDAVHSSWQGVPGGNGAWGTHGQPPSGGHGIFGSQGGFGGHSQGNPGGPGTPWGQGYPGGSDGSFGTHSQGGAWGQGANGGSLNLGPNAQGTVVQPGYGSVRGSSNSHTECTNPPPSGSGGSSGNSRGSGGSGGGSGGGSSSGSGGGSSGGSGGGSGGGSGGGSSGGSSGGNGGSNYGPSWDRPLENSRNFDQSSYSGSQGHSSGSSSGSSGGGSGGGNKPECDNPGNEVRVSGGSGGQGFQGGQGGPGSSGDIREISKEGSHLVGGSQGNFQNSQTSPGLFNFDTFWKNFKSKLGFINWDAINKGQVPSPSTRALLYFSRLWEDFKHNTPFLNWKAIIEGADASSLQKRSGGAGQSGTGWQEVAAVTSKHNYNQQAHPTPSGGQYSAKIPSKGVATPSSSASRVQPGLLRWVKFW